From a region of the Corythoichthys intestinalis isolate RoL2023-P3 chromosome 7, ASM3026506v1, whole genome shotgun sequence genome:
- the her6 gene encoding hairy-related 6, giving the protein MPADIMEKSSSSPVAATPASMNSTPDKPKTASEHRKSSKPIMEKRRRARINESLGQLKTLILDALKKDSSRHSKLEKADILEMTVKHLRNLQRAQMTAALNTDPTVLGKYRAGFSECMNEVTRFLSTCEGVNTEVRTRLLGHLASCMTQINAMNYPSQHQIPPAAGPTHPSFGQPMVQIPGSSPQVLPMSGVPCKGAPSPSTLSNSDATKVYGGFQIVPATDGQFAFLIPNAAFAPSGPVIPVYANSPGTPVPVPAAVSPGAPSGNTDSVWRPW; this is encoded by the exons ATGCCTGCCGACATCATGGAAAAGTCGTCCTCCTCTCCGGTCGCCGCCACCCCGGCAAGCATGAACTCGACCCCTGATAAACCCAAAACAGCCTCCGAGCACAGAAAG TCATCCAAGCCAATTATGGAGAAGCGAAGAAGAGCCCGAATCAACGAGAGTTTGGGGCAACTTAAAACTCTCATTTTGGATGCGCTCAAGAAAGAT AGCTCCAGACACTCCAAGCTGGAGAAGGCAGACATCCTGGAGATGACAGTGAAACATCTCCGGAACCTCCAGAGAGCTCAAATGACCG CTGCTCTCAACACCGATCCCACCGTGTTGGGCAAGTACCGTGCTGGTTTCAGCGAGTGCATGAACGAAGTGACCCGCTTTCTGTCCACCTGCGAGGGAGTCAACACGGAGGTCCGAACGCGGCTCCTCGGCCACCTCGCCAGCTGTATGACGCAGATCAACGCCATGAACTACCCCAGCCAGCACCAGATCCCCCCCGCCGCCGGGCCAACGCACCCCTCGTTCGGTCAGCCTATGGTGCAGATCCCCGGTTCCTCCCCGCAGGTGCTGCCCATGAGCGGCGTGCCTTGTAAGGGAGCGCCCTCTCCCTCCACGTTATCCAACTCGGACGCCACCAAAGTGTACGGCGGCTTCCAGATTGTGCCTGCCACGGACGGACAGTTTGCTTTCCTCATACCCAACGCCGCGTTCGCTCCCAGTGGTCCCGTCATTCCCGTGTACGCCAACAGCCCCGGAACGCCGGTTCCGGTGCCGGCCGCCGTCTCTCCCGGAGCGccgtcgggcaacacggactctgTGTGGCGGCCCTGGTGA